One window of the Helicobacteraceae bacterium genome contains the following:
- a CDS encoding efflux RND transporter periplasmic adaptor subunit, with protein MKKVLIAISVAAIAIAYYIFANASDDMTYVTEKAKIADIENTIGAVGQISAIRLVNVGAQVSGQIETINVKMGDKVKKGDLIAKIDSTEQQNEMKVIAAKLESYNAQLRSSQIALATAESKYNRTKTLLETSAASKQAYEEAQNEYEAAKSRVVENISLIKQNEISLENAKKNLAYSTIIAPIDGVIVSLPVKAGQTLNASFDTPSIAQVADLSSVEILIEISEGDILKIKEGQKARFSILSEDTVYETFIKSIDPAFTLLTNDKYNGVIESDQAIYYYARIEYPNEEGKFRIGMTTQSDIQIEGAKNVLTIPTSAVSEKNGRKFVNVIEDKRSLEKEIITGVSDNAYIEVKSGLLEGEEVIVSQMSLKELQKKEEEIPEDLDVL; from the coding sequence ATGAAAAAAGTTTTGATCGCAATATCGGTCGCGGCGATAGCGATCGCGTATTATATATTTGCCAACGCTTCGGACGATATGACGTATGTAACCGAAAAAGCTAAGATCGCGGATATAGAAAATACGATCGGCGCCGTAGGGCAGATAAGCGCTATACGGCTAGTAAACGTAGGAGCGCAGGTCTCCGGTCAGATCGAAACGATAAACGTAAAAATGGGCGATAAGGTAAAGAAAGGAGATTTGATAGCCAAAATCGATTCGACCGAACAGCAAAACGAGATGAAAGTTATAGCGGCTAAGCTAGAAAGCTACAACGCTCAGTTAAGATCGTCCCAAATCGCTCTTGCTACGGCGGAATCAAAATACAACCGAACAAAAACGTTGCTTGAAACTTCCGCCGCGTCTAAGCAGGCGTATGAAGAGGCGCAAAATGAATACGAAGCGGCTAAAAGCCGAGTCGTAGAGAATATCTCGCTAATAAAACAGAATGAAATATCGCTTGAAAACGCTAAGAAAAATCTCGCCTACTCGACCATAATCGCGCCAATCGATGGCGTGATCGTTTCGCTTCCGGTAAAGGCGGGACAGACGCTTAACGCCTCGTTTGACACGCCGTCGATCGCGCAGGTCGCCGATTTAAGTTCCGTCGAAATACTCATAGAGATTTCAGAAGGCGATATATTAAAGATAAAAGAGGGGCAAAAAGCGAGATTTTCTATTCTCTCGGAGGATACCGTATATGAAACCTTTATCAAATCTATCGATCCAGCTTTTACCCTGCTGACAAACGATAAATATAACGGCGTTATAGAGTCCGATCAAGCGATATACTATTACGCGAGAATCGAATATCCTAACGAGGAGGGCAAATTTCGTATAGGCATGACGACGCAAAGTGATATACAAATAGAGGGCGCGAAAAACGTTTTGACGATTCCCACAAGCGCGGTTAGCGAGAAAAACGGACGAAAATTCGTTAACGTAATCGAGGATAAAAGGAGTTTAGAAAAAGAGATAATAACGGGCGTGTCGGACAATGCGTATATCGAAGTAAAAAGCGGGCTTTTAGAGGGAGAGGAGGTTATCGTAAGCCAAATGTCGCTTAAAGAGTTACAAAAGAAGGAGGAGGAAATCCCCGAAGATCTGGACGTGTTATGA